In Tachysurus fulvidraco isolate hzauxx_2018 chromosome 25, HZAU_PFXX_2.0, whole genome shotgun sequence, the following proteins share a genomic window:
- the LOC125138341 gene encoding uncharacterized protein LOC125138341: protein MSFVSEWVMENSDKIEKGVEILGQGCEILAATVGQFKPILEAVFNVSTELISNPEGKEARFLGEQFVKVNQKLEKIQGEIKKTELAIKRSLVNQQNFNLQANIMSQYEYFKYIFTAKPKFKQLKRDEFLIYFEEFEGEKNLECLYDVIMKENTSGQTMLDIIVETEQRSRRAVEEFCASLKKLFVVGIISLMGYAALNEDTVDEEMGKKWLARMEDVEKRMKAAVDECVNNFAEQAKSDIDEMLLEKQSSVDPEFTKFILEALVKKYYWVSWSVRVFNDDDGGKSVKFLFGKKRHVNCGVDNYFEHLSGNKIRVVVSFTADPKPLDKNQIKDQIENENGDVESVAESLSKSFPNCLVHAISHTKKMEEANNFEPEHLYYISHKKAHICIHSE from the coding sequence ATGAGTTTTGTGTCAGAATGGGTTATGGAGAACAGCGACAAGATCGAAAAGGGAGTAGAGATCCTAGGCCAAGGCTGTGAGATCCTTGCAGCCACAGTAGGCCAGTTCAAACCCATCCTGGAGGCAGTATTTAATGTCTCCACTGAGCTCATTAGCAACCCAGAGGGCAAAGAGGCTAGGTTTCTTGGTGAGCAGTTTGTGAAGGTCAACCAGAAGCTTGAAAAGATCCAGggtgagattaaaaaaacagaactggCAATAAAGCGATCACTTGTGAACCAGCAGAACTTCAACCTCCAAGCAAACATAATGAGTCagtatgaatattttaaatatattttcacaGCCAAACCCAAGTTTAAGCAGTTGAAGCGAGATGAGTTCCTCATCTATTTTGAGGAATTTGAGGGAGAAAAGAACCTTGAATGCTTATATGATGTTATCATGAAAGAGAACACCTCTGGACAGACAATGCTGGACATTATAGTGGAAACTGAGCAGCGGAGCAGGAGGGCAGTGGAGGAATTCTGTGCTAGCCTGAAGAAGCTGTTTGTGGTTGGGATCATCTCACTGATGGGCTACGCTGCACTAAATGAAGACACTGTGGATGAGGAAATGGGGAAGAAATGGCTTGCCCGCATGGAGGACGTAGAGAAGCGCATGAAGGCAGCagtggatgagtgtgtgaacaACTTTGCTGAGCAAGCCAAGTCTGATATAGATGAGATGCTTCTGGAGAAGCAGAGCAGTGTCGACCCTGAGTTTACTAAATTCATACTGGAGGCTCTTGTGAAGAAGTATTACTGGGTCTCCTGGTCAGTCCGGGTATTTAACGATGATGATGGTGGCAAATCTGTGAAGTTTCTGTTTGGGAAGAAGCGCCATGTAAATTGTGGAGTTGACaattattttgaacatttgaGTGGTAATAAAATAAGGGTTGTGGTGTCTTTCACTGCAGACCCTAAACCACTCGACAAGAACCAGATAAAGGATCAAATAGAGAACGAGAACGGTGATGTGGAGTCTGTGGCTGAGTCACTGAGCAAAAGTTTTCCCAACTGCCTTGTGCATGCCATAAGCCACACTAAGAAAATGGAGGAAGCCAATAATTTTGAGCCTGAGCACCTTTATTATATTTCTCACAAAAAAGCACACATCTGTATTCATTCTGAATAA
- the LOC125140213 gene encoding protein rapunzel-like, with protein MADKGQIKQTAAIVLGCLESVSSFAATFNPLFGIITTLVGAARKGLVDDDTSKLDKDFQQIHEKLEGISEQNKQLLDQIHTAEITINYGNLEKNIEHQYRSFKNMVENIREVPEKSEHYREEFKKIYRKQKGHQNLNRYYDAIMEDGGPFGKPLLKFYLEHFKKNKKDLETTCSHLAYIFHIGLIALMAYYVVTEDNEDEFRDEWGQKVFNIQTKMQEVLNECN; from the coding sequence ATGGCAGACAAGGGGCAAATCAAACAGACAGCAGCCATAGTGCTGGGTTGCTTGGAGAGTGTGTCTTCATTTGCCGCCACCTTCAACCCTCTGTTTGGCATCATCACCACACTGGTTGGTGCAGCGAGGAAAGGCCTGGTGGATGATGACACAAGCAAGCTGGACAAGGACTTCCAGCAAATTCATGAGAAGTTGGAGGGCATCTCTGAGCagaacaagcagctgctggACCAGATCCACACTGCTGAGATTACCATAAACTATGGTAATTTGGAAAAGAACATCGAGCACCAGTATCGAAGCTTCAAGAACATGGTGGAAAACATCAGGGAAGTCCCTGAAAAAAGTGAGCATTATAGAGAGGAATTCAAGAAAATCTATAGAAAACAAAAAGGCCACCAGAATTTGAACAGGTACTATGATGCCATCATGGAAGACGGGGGACCTTTTGGGAAGCCGCTACTGAAATTTTATCTAGAGCATttcaagaagaacaagaaggatTTGGAGACAACATGCTCTCATCTGGCCTACATCTTCCACATCGGCCTCATAGCACTGATGGCCTACTATGTGGTTACTGAGGATAATGAGGATGAGTTCAGGGATGAATGGGGCCAAAAGGTCTTTAACATTCAGACCAAGATGCAAGAAGTCCTGAATGAGTGTAACTAG